DNA from Parageobacillus thermoglucosidasius:
AATTTTTTCGTTGGAATATTGTTTCTTCGCGTATTCCGGATAAGCGTCGTTAAACCAAGAACCGGCATCCAGCTGTTTGATTTCTGAAAGTGTGAAGTCTTTTACCCGCCAAGGGGAGCGGCCGGGATATACTTCTTCTGCGTTTGTTGTCCTTGACAATGTTGCGTCATGGATAGCGACTAACTCTCCGTCTTTCGTCATATGCAAATCTAATTCTATATAGTCTGCTTTCATTTGAATGGCTTTTTTGTATGCGGTCAGCGTATGTTCTGGAGCATATCCAGATGCGCCGCGATGGGCGATGACACCGATGTGGTCCACAATCGGGAGCGGCGTGAACAGTTGCGTATCCGGTTTATCGGCGGCTGCATCGCGGAAGACATATAGTGCGAGAAGACTGAATAGTATTGTGGAAAGCGGCCATCCAATGATCGTTAATTTTTTCATTTTCCTTCACCGTCCTTGGCGGCGGATTTTTTAAAATTTTATTATAAAAAGCAAATGTTAAGCTTAAATAAATGAATAGTTAAAATGAAATTATTTTTTTACAATAGTATAATTAAATCTATGAATGAAACTGAAACTGAATATTTTTAATAAAAATTATAAGGCAAATTGACAGCGGAAATACTGTTAAGCAGATTAAATTCAGAAAAAACAATGTTGTTTTCCATTCATTTCATTCAAGTTCATTGCATGACAAACAGAATTTTTTATGATAAAAGAAGATTTGATTCCGTTGGGCCGAAGCCAAGCGGTTCGGAAACAGACGCTGGCTCCGTAATGCGCTGGCTTAAATCCAGCTAGCCTGGTTGGAAAGCAGGCAAGCAACGCTTGTCTGTTTTTTTGTTGAAAAAAGAAGGAATTTTGCGAAATATGTCAAATAAGGACATAATGTGAGGAGGGAATAATGGTGAAAACAGCTGATTTATGCGATGAATTTTTAAGCGAGCTGCAAGTATGCCAGCTGCCGATGCAATCATATGGCGGCAAAGCGGAATTTTCCGGACCGATCGCGACGGTGGATGTGCTGGAGGATAATGTGCTCGTGCGCGAGGCGTTAGAAACCGTTCCGGCTGGCACCGTATTAGTCGTTGACGGGAAAGGTTCACGAAATTGCGCGTTACTTGGAGATCGTTTGGCGCAAATCGCCTGCGATCGCGGACTTGCGGGCGTGATTGTCCATGGCTGCATTCGCGATTCTGCGGAAATCGCCAATATGCCAATCGGGGTGATGGCGATCGGCACATGCCCGGTAAAAAGCAAAAAAGAAGGAAAAGGAAAACGGGACGTCGCGCTGGAATTCGGCGGCGTTCTTTGGGAGCCGGGCGCCTATGTATATGCGGATCGCGACGGGATTGTGTTGGCCAAAACGGACTTATTGAAAAAGTGATTGACGGCATTGGAAAATTTGTACTACCATAAAAATAACAAAGGCGTTCCATGAAAAATCTATATTTATGCCAAACAAATAAGGTGCCTTTCTCATTAGAGAACAGGCTTAAAAGGGAAGTACGGTGAAAATCCGTCACGGTACCCGCCACTGTGATGGGGAGTTTTGCTGCATGATGTCACTGAAGGAAACTTCGGGAAGGCGCAGCAAAGCGATGATCCTAAGTCAGGAGACCTGCCTTATTTGTTCGGACGGATACCTACGGGATTATAGGTAGACGTGCGGGAGAACGGCATACTTTTTTGGCTATATTTGTATGCATTTTTCTGCACCTCTACGTATAGAGGTGCTTTTTATTTTGCTAAAAAGGAGAGATGAGCATGACAACATGGAATTTAATCGGAATGAAGCACCATGTTTTGATTTGCAACGGGGGCAGCTGCATGCGGAAAGGGGGAGAGGAAGTCACACTGGCCATCCGTGAAGAAATCGCGAGTCTCGAGTTAGATGGTATCGTACATACGACGCGGACTCGCTGCAACGGCCGCTGCCAGGATGCCTGCGTGGTCATCGTTTACCCTGAAGGCGTATGGTACAACGGGATGACGCCGGAAAAAGGAAGGGAGGTGGTGCGAAGGCATTTACGGGACGGGGAATGGCTGGAAGAAACGATCACGTACCGTTATGAAGGAAGGCAAGGATTGGTGATGCCCAATCCATCCGCTGCCCCTCTTGGAATCGCGAAATGATGGAAAGCAACTGGAGGAATGAAAGCATGAAAAAATGGAAAGCCGCTCTTTTCCTTTGTGGTTTCGTTGTCTATTTTACGTTTTCGGAAAGTTCACCGGCATTGGCAATGCATATTACGGAAGGATTTTTGCCTGTTAAATGGGTGATTTTCTGGTGGCTCGTGTTTTTGCCATTTTTGTTTATCGGTATGCGTTCGCTCATCCGGATCACGCGCGAGCATCCGGAACTAAAACTGCTCATTGCATTGTCGGGGGCCTTTACGTTTGTGCTGTCCGCCTTAAAAATTCCATCGGTAACAGGAAGCAGCTCACATCCGACGGGGGTGGGGCTTGGTGCGGTGCTGTTTGGCCCGTGGACGATGGTGGTGATGGGCAGCGTCGTATTGCTGTTTCAGGCGTTATTGCTGGCACATGGCGGATTGACGACATTAGGGGCGAACGCCATGGCGATGGCCGTTGCCGGCCCGCTTGTGGCATACGGCATGTATCGTTTCGGGAAAAAGTGGAATATATCGCGGCGCTGGACGGTATTTTTCGCGGCCTTTTTCTCTGATTTGGCCACCTATGTGGTCACTTCACTGCAATTAGCGCTGGCATTTCCGGATGCGACAGGCGGAATTGCCGCTTCGTTTCTCAAATTTGCCGGCATTTTTGCGATTACGCAAATCCCATTGGCGGTGACGGAAGGGCTGCTGACAGTCGTCGTGTGGAATTTCTTATCCACTTACAGCAGCCGGGAACTAAGCCAATTAGAGAGGGGAGTGTAAATATGAAACGCAGTCTTTTGCTCCTTGTGGTTGCCGTTTTATTAACAGCGGCGCCGCTGTTGTTCATTCCTCACTCTGATTTTGGCGGCACGGATGGCCAAGCGGAAAAGACAATCCAAGTGATCGCGCCGCATTATCAACCTTGGGCGCAAACCATCTTTGAGCCGCCGGGCGGAGAGGTGGAAACATTGCTGTTTTCGGTGCAAGCAGCGGTCGGCGCCGGCATTATTGGCTATATTATCGGCGTTTATAAAGGTCGGGCGAACAAAAGAGAGGAAGCCGAATGATCCGGCAGCTGGACACCATCGCTTACAATAACCGCCTGCGGGCAATACGTCCCGAACAAAAAGTGCTATTTGCGTTTCTGTTATTAATAATGGCGATGGCGGGTAGTTGGAAAGTGCAAGCCATGATAACGGTTTGGCTGGCCATATGGATTATCGGGTATGCGCGCGTCTCGTGGAAAGTGTACGCCAAGGCCCTCGGCGCCGTGGCCTTGTTTTTGCTGATGAGTGTTCCAGCTTTGCTTGTTTCCATTGACCGTTCTTTTCATGTTTCGCTGGACCATTCACAACTTGTCACGGTGATGTCTTTGCTGTCCCGTTCCATCGCAGCATGGTCTTGTTTATTTTTCTTGCTGGTGACGACCCCGTTTCCTGAGATGTTGTCTGTGCTCAAGCGCATGAAAGTGCCGTCCATCCTTATGGAGTTGTTCTTTTTCACGTACCGGTTTGTCTTTGTTTTCGAGAAAGCGGCAGAAGAGCTGTACGTGGCGATGAAAGCAAGAAATGGAGGAACCCATTGGCGGCACGGCGGGATGTTGGTATTCCAGCTTTTTCAAAAAATTTGGCATTCCTATGAAGCGTTGCGCCTTGCTTTATGGGCGCGCGGAGTTTCCGGTGAAATGGCCTATGTTCCGACGGAAACATACCACAAAACCAATAAACGGTATCTGTGGGAAGCGGTCATCGGCCTCAGTTTGCTTCTATGGCTTTCGATGATAGGAGGATAGCAGGCAATGCTGACAATGGAGGAAGTATATTATGCGTATCCGGACGGGCCGTGTGTGTTAAAAGGGGTAAGCCTTCATATTCCTGATGGGAAAAAATGTGCGCTCATCGGTCATAACGGATGCGGCAAGACAACGTTATTTTTGCATACGAACGGGCTGTTGCGCCCTAATTCTGGCCGGATTTACTGGAATGGCGAGAAGATGGATTACCGGCGGCAAACGCTGCAAAAATGGCGGCGGGAAGTCGGCATCGTTTTTCAAAACCCGGAACACCAGCTGGTGGCGCCGCTGGTGCGCGATGAACTAGCGTTTGGCCTGCATCATGCAGGAATGGCAAAAAGCGAGATGGAGGAACTTATGGAAAAGGCGCTGGATGAGTTTGGCTTGCGTCCATGGCTGGACAAGCCGGTTCACCATTTAAGCCTCGGCCAAAAAAAATGGCTGACGCTGGCCGCCGTCATGGTGATGAATCCGAAATTATTAGTGCTCGATGAGCCGACGGCCTATTTAGACCGGCGGCAAATCCGGCGGTTTGTTGAGAAGATCAACGACATTTATCATAACGGCACAACGGTTTTGCTTGCGACGCATGATGTTGATTTTGTTTTAGAGTGGGCGGACATTGTGTTTGTCATGCATGACGGGCAAATTGTCATGCAAGGGGCGCCGCAAGACATCTTTGCCAGGCAGCATCCATTGCAAGAATGGCATCTTGATGTTCCGCTGCTTGCTTCTGTTTGGAAAACGTTGTTTCCGCACGAGACGCGCATCCCGCGGAATGTAGAAGAAATGAAACAATGGATGAATGAACAAGCGCTGGGCACCGTATAGCGAACCAGTGATTGAAATAGTATGCCCAATTAACATTGACAAGAAAGGGGAATGGAGGTGGAACGATGAAAGGAAAATTGCTGATTGTCGGATTTGGTCCAGGCAGCAAGGAACATATGACAAAACGAGCGAGGGAAGCCATTGAAGAAAGCGATATTATTATCGGTTATAAAACATACGTTGACCTAGTCGCAGATTTAATTGGCAATAAACAAGTGATTAGCACAGGAATGACGGAAGAAGTCAGCCGTGCCCAGGAAGCGGTGAAATGGGCAGAACGCGGCAAAACGGTTGCCGTCATTTCCAGCGGGGACGCGGGGGTGTACGGGATGGCAGGGCTTGTGTATGAGGTGCTCGTCGAAAAAGGATGGACGCGAGAAAGCGGTATCGATGTCGAAGTCATTCCCGGCATTTCTGCCATTCACTCATGCGCCGCGTTGTTAGGTGCGCCGGTTATGCATGATGCGTGCACAATTAGCTTAAGCGATCACTTAACGCCGTGGGCGCTGATTGAGAAACGCATTGAAGCGGCAGCCGCTGCCGATTTTGTCATCGCTCTATATAATCCAAAAAGCGGACGGCGCACGCGGCAAATTGTCGAAGCGCAGCGGATTCTTTTGCGCTATCGCTCGCCAAGCACTCCGGTTGGATTAGTGAAAAGCGCTTATCGCGCGCGGCAGCATATCGTATTGACAGATTTAGCGCATATGCTCGATTACGATATCGGAATGTTAACGACTGTCATTATCGGCAATTCTTCGACATTTGTATATGACGGGCTGATGATTACGCCGCGCGGCTACCAGCGGAAATATACGCTGAGCGCCGCCGAACAGCCGTTAAAACCGCACGAACGTCTCCGCAAAGAAGCAGAACCGTGGGCGCTTGATCCAACGGGATTGTCCTCGGCAAGAGAAATCGCGGAAGACGCGTTGCAAAAACTGGCGATCCGCCAGCGCGACGCCGCGGTGTTTGCCCCTGCGATTTTCGAAATCGCAGTTAGCCCGGGGGTAGCGAATAAAAATTTTACGGCAAAACAAATGATGTTGCTTGCCGAAATTGCTGGCGAAGGCGGAACGATGATGTATACGCCGGATCATTATTTGAAGCTGGAGGTGCCTGCTTCTGATCCAGACCGTATCATTGCCAGACTGAAAGAAGCGGGACTGACCGTTGCCCCGATCGGTGATGTGCTGACGGTGAAGGCATGCGATTTTTGCGACGGCGAGAAAAAAGACGCGATTCCGTATGCACAACAGTTGTACGAACAGCTTGGCGGCATGGCGCTCCCGAAAGAATTGAAGCTCGGTGTTAACGGCTGCGGCATGGCGTGTTACGGTGCGGTGCGGGAAGATATCGGCATTGTCTACCGGAAAGGGGCATTCGACTTATTTTTAGGAGGAAAAACAATCGGAAGAAATGCGCATCCCGGACAGCTTGTCGCCGAAGGAATTCCGCCAAGCGAGATAGTGTCTGTTGTCACACGCATTATTCAAGAATATAAGGAAAACGCCTATCCAAATGAACGGTTTCATAAGTTTTTCAAGCGAGTGAAGCAAGTCGGCGGATTTGCGTATCAAGAGGAGGAACAGACGGCAAAAATCGAAGTACCTGTCTGCGGTGAATAAGGGGGAGAAGAAAAACAATGAAAGCGGTATTGTTTGTCGGGCACGGCAGCCGCGACCCGGAAGGAAACGACCAAGTCCGGCAGTTTGTCGAACAATTAAAGCCGAACATCAAAGCCTCCATACATGTTGAAACGAGTTTTTTAGAATTCGGACGGCCGACAATTCGCGAAGGAATCGATCGTTGCGTTTCCGCTGGGGCTCGTGAAATTATCGTGATTCCAATGATTTTGCTGGCAGCAGGCCATTCGAAGCTGCACATTCCGGCGGAGATTGATGAAGCAAAGAAGCGTTATCCGCATGTGGCGTTCATCTATGGCCGGCCAATTGGCATTCACGAGCAAACATTTTCGATCTTGAAAACGAGATTGAAAGAAATCGGGGAAAATATCGAAAATCCCGCTCCGGAAACAGCAGTGGTGCTGCTTGGACGCGGGGGGAGCGATCCGGATGCGAACAGCGACTTATATAAAATTTCCCGCTTATTTTGGGAACAAACGAACTATTTTCTCGTAGAACCGGCGTTTATGGGGGTGACAGCGCCATCGTTAGATGATGCGGTGGAACGTTGCGTGAAGCTAGGGGCGCGAAAAGTGGTAGTTTTGCCGTACTTCTTGTTTACCGGCGTGCTTATCAAGCGGCTTGAAAAAAAAGTAGAACAATATGGTTTCCAATATCCTAATGTTAACTTTGCGCTAGCTGGCTATTTTGGGTTTCATCCGGAGCTGAAAACGATTATGCTTGACAGATTAGAAGAAGCGATTGGTAAAACGGTTGTGATGAACTGCGATATGTGCCAATATCGGCTTCATGCAGCAGAACATCATCACCATCACCACCACCACCATCATCATTAAGGAGGGACATGCATGGTTATCGTATTAGCGGGAACGAGCGATGCCCGAGAGCTGGCGCTTTGCATCCGACAGGCAGGGTATGACGTGTTGGCGACCGTCGTGACAGAACACGCGGCGGACCAGCTGCGCGCTTCCGGCTTAGCGGTGCATCTCGGAAGGCTGCCGGCGGAACAATTGGCAGAGTTAATCCGCGCAAAGAAAGCGAAAGCGGTGGTGGATGCAAGCCATCCGTTTGCCGAAGAGGCGTCGAAAAATGCGATGCAGGCGGCAGCGGCAACCGGCGTTCCGTACATCCGCTATGAACGCCAAGCGGCTGAGCTAAACAGCCGGCTTGTCACCTTTGTTGACAGCTATGAAGAGGCGGCCGAATTGGCGGCGCAAAAACGCGGGGTGATTATGCTGACGACAGGAAGCAAAACGTTGCACATTTTTGCCGCCAAGCTGCTCGGCCTTCCCGATACGCGCGTGATTGCGCGCATGCTGCCGCGCAAAGACAACATGGAGAAATGCGAACAACTTAAGTTCCCGCAAGAAAATATTGTGGCGATGCAAGGCCCGTTCACAAAAGAATTGGATATGGCGCTTTTCCGCCATTTTGGTGTGACATTGCTTATTACGAAAGAAAGCGGAAAAGTTGGGTTTGTCGATGAAAAAATCGCTGCCGCACAAGAATTGGGAATTGAGACGATTGTCATCCGTCGCCCGTCGATAGAATATGGCGCGGTGTTTTTTGAATTTCCTGATATCATCAGAGCGCTGCAACGAATGGTGCAGTTTTGAAAAGAGGTGGTTGATCATGGATTTTCGCACAGAATTTCAGCCGGTTACAGTCCAACCGCAACAAATTGAAAAAAGAAGCTTTCAAATCATTGATGAAGAAATCGGGGAACACCATTTTACGGAAGAACAATATCCGATTGTACAGCGTGTTATTCATGCTTCTGCCGATTTTGAACTTGGAAGAAGCTTGTTATTTCACCCTGATGCTGTCCGCGCGGGAATAAAAGCAATACGCAGCGGGAAGACGGTTGTCGCCGATGTGCAAATGGTCCAAGTCGGTGTGAATAAAGTGCGTATCGAAAAGTTTGGCGGAAAAGTGAAAGTGTATATTTCCGACGAAGATGTCATTGCGGAGGCGAAACGGCTCAATACGACAAGAGCGATTGTCGCAATGAGAAAAGCGGTGAAAGAGGCAGAAGGAGGAATTTTTGCGATTGGCAACGCGCCAACGGCACTGCTTGAATTGATTCGTTTGATTAAAGAAGGAGAAGCGCGCCCGGGATTAGTGATCGGCCTGCCAGTCGGATTTGTATCAGCGGCGGAAGCGAAAGCGGAGTTGGCGAAACTGGATGTTCCATTTATTACAAATATCGGCCGAAAAGGAGGAAGCACCATTACAGTGGCGGCGCTAAACGCATTGTCACTGTTAGCAGAGCGAGGGTAAACAAAATGAAAGCGAAAAAAACGCTGCGAGAAGGATATACGACGGGGGCGTGCGCCACAGCGGCGACGAAAGCGGCATTAACGGCGCTTATTACCGGCATCCGGCAAACGGAGGCAACGATTTATTTGCCGGTTGGACGCTGGGTGACGTTTGCCATTGAATCGTGCGAGATTGGTGAGGCGTCAGCGGCGGCAACAGTGATTAAAGACGGGGGAGATGACCCTGATGCGACGCACGGGGCCGCAATTGTCTCGACGGTGTCATGGGCGGAGCAGCCCGGCATTCATTTGGATGGCGGAAAAGGGGTAGGGCGCGTCACGAAACCGGGTTTGCCGGTGCCGGTTGGCGAAGCAGCAATCAATCCTGTCCCACGGAAAATGATTCGCGAGACAGCGCGCGAAGTGCTGGAACAATACGGCATTTCCCGGGGAGTGAATGTCATTATTTCCGTCCCTGATGGAGAAGAAATCGCGAAAAAAACGTTAAACGCGCGCCTTGGCATTATCGGCGGCATTTCGATTTTAGGGACGCGCGGCATTGTCGTTCCTTTTTCGACATCCGCCTACCGCGCGAGCATCGTTCAGGCCATTCAAGTGGCGAAAGCAAACAGATGCGACCATGTGGTGATAACGACGGGAGGACGAAGCGAAAAATTTGCCATGCAGCAATATTCTCATCTTCCCGACGAAGCGTTTATTGAAATGGGCGATTTTGTCGGCTTTACGCTGAAACAATGCAAAAGATTAGGAATCAAAACCGTTTCGATGGTCGGGATGATGGGGAAATTTTCGAAAGTGGCGCAAGGCATTATGATGGTCCATTCGAAAAGCGCCCCCGTTGATTTTTCGTTTTTAGCAGCTATTGCTGAACGAGCCGGGGCTGCGCCGGAACTCGTCGCCGCTGTCCGGGAAGCCAATACGGCATCGCAAGTCGGCGAGATGATGTGGAAAGCAGAAAATAGACGTTTTTTTGAAATATTATGCGATCATTGCTGTTTGTCAGCATTGCGGGAAGTCGGCGGCGGCATTACGGTCGAAACGTCGCTGTACACGATGGGCGGCCAATTATTAGGAAAGGCGGTGCGGGATGATGCAGGTGATTAAACTGATTGGTATTGGCGCAGATGGGAAGGCAAGCCTCCCGCGTCTTTATGAACGCTGGATTTATGAAAGTGAATTATTGGTGGGAGGGGAGCGTCACTTAGCTTTTTTCCCTGACTATCAAGGGGAGACGCTCACAATTCGGGGGAGTTTATCACAACTTGTTGAGCGGCTCCGCCATGAAACGAAACGAACCGTCATTATTGCGTCTGGCGATCCGATGTTTTACGGAATCGGCAGTTATTTAGCGGATAAGCTGCCGATCGAAGTGTATCCGACGGTCAGCTCGGTGCAATGGGCGTTTGCGAAAATGGGGGAAAAGTGGCAGGATGCCGAGTTTATCAGCGTCCATGGCCGCAGCATGAAAGGGCTTGCGCAGCGCATCGACGGATGCGAAAAAGTAGCGATATTAACGGATGAAACAAATTCTCCTAACGCGATTGCGAAATATTTGCTTTCGTACGGAATGACCGAATACCGCGCGTTTGTCGGAGAAAATCTTGGCGGCCGGGATGAACGGTGCCGTTTTTTCGAATTAGAAGAGATGGCGGATGCCGAATTTTCCCCATTAAATGTCGTTATTTTGCAAAAAACAAAAGCAGGGCCGGCGTGGCCGCTGGGGATTGACGATAATGAATTTTTGCAGCGCAAACCTGAGAAAGGGCTGATTACGAAAAAGGAGATTCGCGTGTTAAGCATCAGCGCGCTCCGGCTTCATGCGGAGAGTGTCGTTTGGGATATCGGCACATGCACCGGATCTGTCGCGATCGAAGCGGCGAAAATTGCCCGCGAAGGCGCCGTGTTTGCGATTGAAAAAAATGCCCACGATATCGAAATTTGCAAGGAAAATTTAAAAAAATTCCGCGTTGACCTGACGCTTGTCCACGGCAAAGCGCCTGAGCATTTAGACAAATTCGCCGACCCGGATGCGGTTTTTATCGGAGGAACGTCGGGAGAAATCGGACCGCTGCTTGACGTTTGCTGCCGGCGTTTGAAACGGAATGGCCGCATCGTGATTAATGCGGTTACGATAGAAACGCTGGCGCAGGCGGTGGAAGCATTGAAACAGCGCGGCTTTCAAGCAGACATTACGCTCGCGCAAATTTCCAGAAGCAAGCCGATTTTAGAGCTGACACGGTTTGATGCACTGAATCCGATTTATATCATTGCAGCAAAGCGGGAGGGAGACGAATGAGCGGAATATTGTATGGCATCGGCGTCGGGCCGGGCGACCCCGAGCTGTTGACGGTGAAGGCGTTCCGCCGTCTGAAAGAAGCGCATGTCATTGCTTATCCGAAAAAACAGCGCGGCAGCAAAAGCTATGCCCAACAAATTATTGAAGCATATTTTTCTCCGGCGGAAAAAGAGATGCTTGGGCTCGTTTTTCCTATGACGAAAAATATGGATGTGTTAACGGAAAAATGGAATGAGACGGCAGAAGCGATATGGGAACAGCTCCAAGCGGGCAAAGATGTCGCGTTTGTGACCGAAGGTGATCCGCTTTTATATAGCACGTTTATCCATCTGATGAACATCATGAAAGAACGTTATCCAAATGTCGCTATTGAAATTATCCCGGGAGTTTCCTCTGTCAACGCGGC
Protein-coding regions in this window:
- the rraA gene encoding ribonuclease E activity regulator RraA: MKTADLCDEFLSELQVCQLPMQSYGGKAEFSGPIATVDVLEDNVLVREALETVPAGTVLVVDGKGSRNCALLGDRLAQIACDRGLAGVIVHGCIRDSAEIANMPIGVMAIGTCPVKSKKEGKGKRDVALEFGGVLWEPGAYVYADRDGIVLAKTDLLKK
- the cobI gene encoding precorrin-2 C(20)-methyltransferase; its protein translation is MSGILYGIGVGPGDPELLTVKAFRRLKEAHVIAYPKKQRGSKSYAQQIIEAYFSPAEKEMLGLVFPMTKNMDVLTEKWNETAEAIWEQLQAGKDVAFVTEGDPLLYSTFIHLMNIMKERYPNVAIEIIPGVSSVNAAAARLQLPLADGDEHVAIIPARDDYEAMKKALSDHDCVVFLKVAKVMDMMIRLLREQNLLQKAAVVTKVTSKEEVIWNIEQLEGAELEYLTLLVVRK
- a CDS encoding precorrin-8X methylmutase produces the protein MDFRTEFQPVTVQPQQIEKRSFQIIDEEIGEHHFTEEQYPIVQRVIHASADFELGRSLLFHPDAVRAGIKAIRSGKTVVADVQMVQVGVNKVRIEKFGGKVKVYISDEDVIAEAKRLNTTRAIVAMRKAVKEAEGGIFAIGNAPTALLELIRLIKEGEARPGLVIGLPVGFVSAAEAKAELAKLDVPFITNIGRKGGSTITVAALNALSLLAERG
- a CDS encoding cobalt-precorrin-5B (C(1))-methyltransferase, translated to MKAKKTLREGYTTGACATAATKAALTALITGIRQTEATIYLPVGRWVTFAIESCEIGEASAAATVIKDGGDDPDATHGAAIVSTVSWAEQPGIHLDGGKGVGRVTKPGLPVPVGEAAINPVPRKMIRETAREVLEQYGISRGVNVIISVPDGEEIAKKTLNARLGIIGGISILGTRGIVVPFSTSAYRASIVQAIQVAKANRCDHVVITTGGRSEKFAMQQYSHLPDEAFIEMGDFVGFTLKQCKRLGIKTVSMVGMMGKFSKVAQGIMMVHSKSAPVDFSFLAAIAERAGAAPELVAAVREANTASQVGEMMWKAENRRFFEILCDHCCLSALREVGGGITVETSLYTMGGQLLGKAVRDDAGD
- a CDS encoding bifunctional cobalt-precorrin-7 (C(5))-methyltransferase/cobalt-precorrin-6B (C(15))-methyltransferase, which produces MQVIKLIGIGADGKASLPRLYERWIYESELLVGGERHLAFFPDYQGETLTIRGSLSQLVERLRHETKRTVIIASGDPMFYGIGSYLADKLPIEVYPTVSSVQWAFAKMGEKWQDAEFISVHGRSMKGLAQRIDGCEKVAILTDETNSPNAIAKYLLSYGMTEYRAFVGENLGGRDERCRFFELEEMADAEFSPLNVVILQKTKAGPAWPLGIDDNEFLQRKPEKGLITKKEIRVLSISALRLHAESVVWDIGTCTGSVAIEAAKIAREGAVFAIEKNAHDIEICKENLKKFRVDLTLVHGKAPEHLDKFADPDAVFIGGTSGEIGPLLDVCCRRLKRNGRIVINAVTIETLAQAVEALKQRGFQADITLAQISRSKPILELTRFDALNPIYIIAAKREGDE
- a CDS encoding energy-coupling factor ABC transporter substrate-binding protein; amino-acid sequence: MKRSLLLLVVAVLLTAAPLLFIPHSDFGGTDGQAEKTIQVIAPHYQPWAQTIFEPPGGEVETLLFSVQAAVGAGIIGYIIGVYKGRANKREEAE
- the cobJ gene encoding precorrin-3B C(17)-methyltransferase, giving the protein MKGKLLIVGFGPGSKEHMTKRAREAIEESDIIIGYKTYVDLVADLIGNKQVISTGMTEEVSRAQEAVKWAERGKTVAVISSGDAGVYGMAGLVYEVLVEKGWTRESGIDVEVIPGISAIHSCAALLGAPVMHDACTISLSDHLTPWALIEKRIEAAAAADFVIALYNPKSGRRTRQIVEAQRILLRYRSPSTPVGLVKSAYRARQHIVLTDLAHMLDYDIGMLTTVIIGNSSTFVYDGLMITPRGYQRKYTLSAAEQPLKPHERLRKEAEPWALDPTGLSSAREIAEDALQKLAIRQRDAAVFAPAIFEIAVSPGVANKNFTAKQMMLLAEIAGEGGTMMYTPDHYLKLEVPASDPDRIIARLKEAGLTVAPIGDVLTVKACDFCDGEKKDAIPYAQQLYEQLGGMALPKELKLGVNGCGMACYGAVREDIGIVYRKGAFDLFLGGKTIGRNAHPGQLVAEGIPPSEIVSVVTRIIQEYKENAYPNERFHKFFKRVKQVGGFAYQEEEQTAKIEVPVCGE
- a CDS encoding sirohydrochlorin chelatase, which gives rise to MKAVLFVGHGSRDPEGNDQVRQFVEQLKPNIKASIHVETSFLEFGRPTIREGIDRCVSAGAREIIVIPMILLAAGHSKLHIPAEIDEAKKRYPHVAFIYGRPIGIHEQTFSILKTRLKEIGENIENPAPETAVVLLGRGGSDPDANSDLYKISRLFWEQTNYFLVEPAFMGVTAPSLDDAVERCVKLGARKVVVLPYFLFTGVLIKRLEKKVEQYGFQYPNVNFALAGYFGFHPELKTIMLDRLEEAIGKTVVMNCDMCQYRLHAAEHHHHHHHHHHH
- the cobK gene encoding precorrin-6A reductase — encoded protein: MVIVLAGTSDARELALCIRQAGYDVLATVVTEHAADQLRASGLAVHLGRLPAEQLAELIRAKKAKAVVDASHPFAEEASKNAMQAAAATGVPYIRYERQAAELNSRLVTFVDSYEEAAELAAQKRGVIMLTTGSKTLHIFAAKLLGLPDTRVIARMLPRKDNMEKCEQLKFPQENIVAMQGPFTKELDMALFRHFGVTLLITKESGKVGFVDEKIAAAQELGIETIVIRRPSIEYGAVFFEFPDIIRALQRMVQF
- a CDS encoding energy-coupling factor ABC transporter ATP-binding protein → MLTMEEVYYAYPDGPCVLKGVSLHIPDGKKCALIGHNGCGKTTLFLHTNGLLRPNSGRIYWNGEKMDYRRQTLQKWRREVGIVFQNPEHQLVAPLVRDELAFGLHHAGMAKSEMEELMEKALDEFGLRPWLDKPVHHLSLGQKKWLTLAAVMVMNPKLLVLDEPTAYLDRRQIRRFVEKINDIYHNGTTVLLATHDVDFVLEWADIVFVMHDGQIVMQGAPQDIFARQHPLQEWHLDVPLLASVWKTLFPHETRIPRNVEEMKQWMNEQALGTV
- the cbiQ gene encoding cobalt ECF transporter T component CbiQ → MIRQLDTIAYNNRLRAIRPEQKVLFAFLLLIMAMAGSWKVQAMITVWLAIWIIGYARVSWKVYAKALGAVALFLLMSVPALLVSIDRSFHVSLDHSQLVTVMSLLSRSIAAWSCLFFLLVTTPFPEMLSVLKRMKVPSILMELFFFTYRFVFVFEKAAEELYVAMKARNGGTHWRHGGMLVFQLFQKIWHSYEALRLALWARGVSGEMAYVPTETYHKTNKRYLWEAVIGLSLLLWLSMIGG
- a CDS encoding (2Fe-2S) ferredoxin domain-containing protein yields the protein MTTWNLIGMKHHVLICNGGSCMRKGGEEVTLAIREEIASLELDGIVHTTRTRCNGRCQDACVVIVYPEGVWYNGMTPEKGREVVRRHLRDGEWLEETITYRYEGRQGLVMPNPSAAPLGIAK
- a CDS encoding energy-coupling factor ABC transporter permease: MKKWKAALFLCGFVVYFTFSESSPALAMHITEGFLPVKWVIFWWLVFLPFLFIGMRSLIRITREHPELKLLIALSGAFTFVLSALKIPSVTGSSSHPTGVGLGAVLFGPWTMVVMGSVVLLFQALLLAHGGLTTLGANAMAMAVAGPLVAYGMYRFGKKWNISRRWTVFFAAFFSDLATYVVTSLQLALAFPDATGGIAASFLKFAGIFAITQIPLAVTEGLLTVVVWNFLSTYSSRELSQLERGV